GCACTGGTGGTGTTCCTGCAATTTCTACCTACTTACAAGCTGTGAGCGATCCTTTAAGTTCACAAAGTTATACGTGGGCAAATAATACAGGGGCTTTAGATTGTACTAATGATGATTATAGTGCTATTTTAGATCAGTGGTTTTGTGCTTATGCAACTCTAGAAGAAGATAGCGCAATAAGCGGCAACGAGATTTATTTTGTTTCCACTCATATGGGAAGTAGAAAACTAGATTTAGCTGCTGCGCCAGGTACTACTTTGACTTGCACTTGTTTTATTTGGTAGGTTTTAGTTTGAATTAAAAAAAAGAGAATCAGCAGGTTATCCTGCTGGTTTTTATTTTTAAGACCTAAAATGTTAAAATACTTCAATGCAGTTTTTAATCTATTTTTTAATATTTATTTTTGGTTTGATTGTCGGTTCTTTTTTAAATTCAGTAATTTACAGACTTTCAACAAACGCTAGTTTTTTACTTGGCAGGTCGTATTGCCCGGAATGCAAATCAAATTTAAAATGGCATGATTTAATACCGATTATAAGCTTCTTAGTTTTGGCTGGCAAATGCCGTTATTGTAAAAAACCAATATCTATCCAATATATTTTAGTGGAATTGGCTACAGCTGGTTTGTTCTTTTTTATAGTCTTTCAAAACATTGATTTATTACTGTATGGCTTTTCTCTTGCTGTTTTTTTAAAAATTTGCTTTTTATTCATTGTTTCTTGTTTTTTGATAATCATTTTTGCTTATGACTTAAAGCATTACATTATTCCTGACAAGGTGATTTTTCCTTTAATATTGGTAACTGGTATTTTTAATTTTTACACAGGATATGATGTTTTAAATACAATATATTCTGCTTTTGGCGCATCACTCTTTTTCTTGTTTATAGTTTTAATATCTAAAGGCACATGGATGGGAATGGGTGATGTGAAGTTGGCTTTTTTTATGGGTTTGTTTTTAGGTTTTCCTAAGATTATGGTAGCTTTGTTTTTAGCGTTTTTTTCTGGAGCAGTAATTGGAATAATACTTATGATTTCAGGTAAAAAAACCTTGAAATCAGAAATTCCTTTTGGCCCGTTTTTAATTTTTGGAACTTTTCTAGCATTGTTTTTTGAGTACGAGATAATTAGTTTTTATCTTTCCTTGTATGGTTTTTAACGTTTTTTTATTTGAATTTGTTTGGTTGGACAAGCTTAGCTTATCGTAACTTGTTTCTAGGGATAAGCTTAGCTTATCCCCAACTTGGTTTGTTTGACGTCATTTTCAATGAAATTAAAATTATGCTTGACGATAAAGACATCCAAAAATTTATAGAGGTTTTTCCTACCAAGGAAGAAGTAGTTAGTAAAGAAGATTTTAAAGATTTTAGAGAAGAAATGAGGAAAAGTTTTTCTGATTTACAAGCTTTAGTAGATGCTTACGCCAAAAAGGCAGATGTGTATTTTCAAGAAATGGTTGCTTTATTTTATAAGTAGATTGTAAGGAAAAATGGATTAAATAAATTACTAAGAAACTAAGAGTAAAATTAAAGCGTTAATCTTACTAATTTTGAATTACTTTCACTAACGTTCTTTAAGGACTGTTTTTTACGTTTCATCAGTAGAATTTGGTCGGCTGAGCCTATGGCTTGACATAAATTGTAAAGCAAAATACTCTAAGAATAGAATTAATTTTGTAATGCTTTTTAGAAATCATAAATTTCTGAATAAAGCAAAGAACTATGAAACTATACATTGTTAATTATATAGAAAAACTCTTACGCAAAGCAGAATATGAACATGATGAAGAAACGAGAAGCTGGTGCGCCAGTATAAAAGAATTACCAGGAGCTTATGCTCAAGCTAATACCATAGAAGAAGTAAGGGAACAGTTAGCTGAAGTAATCGAGGATTATATTCTAGTAAGTCTTCGAGAAAAACATTCTTTGCCAGGGTTTAAGAAGCTGTCCACTAAAGTACATGCCTAAACTTTCGCCTCTTTCTCGAAGAATCTTAATAAAGAAATTAAGAAAGCTTGGGTTTTCTGGTCCCTACTCAGCTGCCAGGCATGAATACATGAAACGAAATAATGAAAAGATTTTCGTTCCTAACCCTCATGGGAAAGATATTGGCTTACCAATCATAAAGAAAATTATCCGACAACTCAAAATTTCAAATCGAGAATTTTTAGATTTATAAATTGCTTTACGTTAGATTTATTCTCTCTAACAGCTTTCAAAGGGCTGTTTTTTCTTGCGTTTCTTCTTTGGACAGACTTAGTTTATCCAAATTTCTTTTGCGTTTCTTTTACATTTAGGATGAGCTTAGCTCATCCTCTTCAATACACCCTCCTTTTTCTTTTTTTTTCGTTGTAGTAAAATAAAAGAATGTTAAAGAAAAAAATATTTTCGAAAAATATTAAATTTTTCTTATTGATTTTTATTATTACTTTAAGCTTTTTTGTGTTTGGAAAAGCAAATGCAGGAACAAATGATAATGTTTCTGGTTGGGCTTGGTCTGAAAATATTGGCTGGATTAGTTTTAATTGCAATAATCCAGAGTTGCCACAGCCTCGTTGTTCGCCTAATTATGGTGTCAAGGTTAGTACATCAACAGGAGATTTTTCTGGTTATGCTTGGTCAGAAAACATTGGCTGGATTAGTTTCGAGGAATCAGATCTTGTTGGGTGTCCGCCCATATTTCCTTCTTGTAAGGCTAATCTTAATCTGCAGACAAATGAAGTTTCTGGTTGGGCAAAAGCATTAGACATACAAGAGTGGATAAGATTAAGAAATTCAACTTATGGGATTTATCGTAATTCTTCAACGAATGAATTTGAGGATTGGGCCTGGTCAGACCAGACTATTGGTTGGATTAGTTTTAATAGTGCAACTGGTGGAGGACCAATTCAATATGCAGTAGTAATAGATATTGATACTATTGACCCAGAAGCTACTTCTTTTGGTACTGATCCTTCTGATCCTAACTGGATTAATGGTGCAGATCCAAACCTTACAGTTTCTTGGACAGTAACCGATGGTGGAGGTTCTCATTTAAATTATGTTGAGGTTTGGAGAGCGGATGATGTTGGTGGTAGTCCTGGCACATGGACTATGGTTGGAGATAATTACTATGCTCCAGTTGGCTCTGATTTTTGGGCTAGTTCTACCACTCATTCAACAAGTGATTATTTACAAGATGGTATTTGGTGGTATGGACTTCATGTTATAGATAATAACGGGAATTGGGCAGATGAAGGTGGCCCAGTAAAAGTTAGAGTAGATACTACGGAGCCTAATTCTCAAATACAATCACCTTCATCAGGAACTTGGTATTCTAATGATTTCTCATTAGACACTTTGGATGAAGACTTGGGATCAGGTCTTGATAATGGTTTGTGTGAGTATAAGATTATTCCTTATGAAGACACTAATGGAGATGGTATTGCTGAAACAGAAAGGACTTCTTCAGGCTGGCTTTCAAGAACCTGCAATAGTCTATCAACAATTATAACAGTAGGTACTGCTGATTATTGTAAATACCAGGCAGAAGATGCTTGCTGGGTGAATATTCATTCAACAGACAATGCGGGGAACCAACACTCTGAAAGTGTAGAAAGCGGCTCTATTAAGAACTATCATATTGACTGGACATATCCTGAAGTTGGAATAGTTTCTCCTGTGATTGCTGAACAAGGAGTTGAACAGACCTTTAGTGCTTCTTTATCTGATGCGGTAGGCAGAGTTCCTTATTGCTGGTTTTATGTGGATGGACAGTCAACAAGCACTGAGTTTATTACAATTTCACCTTCTCCTTGTGAGAATGGAGCAAGCTGTACTGTTACAACAACCCATCAATTTTTAGACCCTGGAGATTATAGTGTTAGATTTGCATGTCAAGATGCTGCGAGTAATTTAACCTGGGGTATTTCTACTTCGGTGAGTGTTAGTGAAACTAATGCTCCCATCATAACTAGTTTAGGTTATTTTACTTCTCACTCTTCTACTCCAGGACAACAGTGTACTGATCAATTTGTTTGTTGTACTGAACCAACCACTCAAACTGATTGCAATATCAAATTTAACATCAGTGCTTATGATCCAGATGGAAGTCCTTTAGGTTATACCTGGGATTTTGGTGACGGAGCGCCTGAATCAAACGAAGAAGATCCTTCTCATTATTATTATACTGCTAATACTTACAATGCTGTGGTTGATGTTTTTGATGGAATTGATCATACCTATGATAGTCTTGGTGTACTAGTAACTAATCCAACAGTTTCTGTCAGTCTTACTGCTGATCCAAGTTTTGGCATTAATTCGCTGAGCAATGTTGATTTATCAACAATTGTCAGTGGTTCAATGTCTGGAACTATTAGTTATAGGTTTGACTGCACTAATAATGGAGATTGGGAGCTTGAAGCACTGCATCAGTCAGTTTCAACTTTTACTGCAGTAGATTTGTGTAATTATGCTTCTTCAGGTATTTATACTGCAAAAGTTTCAATTGACAGAGGAGATGGAAATAATATTATAGACACTACAGAAATTAACGTAGAGACATCAGAATGCATTCCTGATCAACAAACTAATTGTACATCGCCTCAAGGGTGTCCTCATACGATTACATGTCAGCAAGATGGGACTTGGCCAAGTTGTCCAACAAATGAATGTGTAAAAGACAGTACTAGAAGTTGTGAGAATTGTGGAGAACAAATTTGTTCATCAACTTGTGAGTGGGGAGTTTGTGAGGGGGGTGAAGGATGCACTGTTGGACCAGATTGTCCAGATTGTCCATGTTTGCCTGACGTTTGTGTTGGTCAAGATTATTATGATTATCCTGATTTTGGTGATTGTGATGCGAGTTGTGTTTGTAATACTGGAGCTAATCCAGGTGAACCTTGTGAGCTAAATATTATTATTGATGACCTTCGATGTAATGAAGCTCCAGTATGTGATTCTTTAATTGCTGCACCAGAACAAGGAGCAGCACCTGTTGAAATATCATTTACTGGTTTAGGTCATGATAATGATGGATCAATTATAGACTACGGCTTTATTTTCGGGGATGGTAGTTCAAGCACTACAACGTTTGACAATATTAGTCATATTTATAATACACCAGGCACATATTGTGCTAAATTAAAAATTAAAGATAATGATGGAGTTTGGAGTGCAACTCCTGGCGATTGTCCAGATGTTTGTGCAAAACAAATAAACATTAGTGAAAACACTCCTCCAGTTGCTAGTGTTGCTTGTGACGGCTCTGGTTGCGGTCCTGGTTCAGCTTGTGATGGCATCTGGGTTGCTTATAACAGGAATTGTGATTTTTATTTCTTAAATCAATCAACTGATCTTAATTCTACAAATCCACCTGATAATAATGATGATATTATAAAATCTACATGGTCAATCTTTTATCAAGGCGGCACTCCTTGGCAGGATCCTTATGTTATTTGTAATGATGATGATCAGACACAGGAAAATGAGGCAATTTGTGATATTTTAATGCCCTTACTTCCAGCAAGTGAAAATTATTATGTTGCTTTAACTGTTGAAGATAAAGCTGAGGTAACGGATCAGCAAAACAAGAACTTTTACGTTAAAAGTGAAATAGCTACTGATTTTCAATGTTCTTCTGCTGAAGGTGGCTGGCAGTCTTGTGATGGTTTCGTATCTTCTGAAGGTGAAATTGTGGAATTCCAAGATATTACTATCGTTTCTGAAGGAGCGACAGGAATTAGTAGTTGGATCTGGACTTTTGAAGATGGCGATCCAGCCACTAGCAATATTCAAAATCCCTCAGCAAGCTTTGTTAATATTGATGGTAGTTCTGGTACAGTAACATTAGAAGTGACAGATGATACAGGAAGAATTGATACACAAAGCTATCAGTTACAGATTACAATTCCTTTACCAGAATGGTATGAGGTTACTCCTTTTTAATGATGAACCCTTTAATTATGTTAAAGGATAAAAACTTTAAGTTTTTATTATTGTTTAAAAATATGAGAAAAAATAATAACACAGGATTCACACTTGCCGAGCTTCTTATTGTGATCACTATCATTCTCCTTTTTTTCCCAATGGTTATTTCAAATTATAATACTAGTGAAAAGCAGTTTTCTCTTTATAGGTCAGCTCATAATCTGGCTCAGGATTTAAGAGACACACAAGAAATGGCAATGACAGGACAATTAACTCCTCTTAGTTTTGACCAGAGTTTCCCAAGAGGAGGATACGGACTTTATTTTAAAGATTTAAAAAATTCATATATATTATTTGCAGATTGTGATGGTGATAATGAATATGATTCAGAAGGTATAGCTGCAACTTGTACTGATGCAACCGTAGAAGATCCTTATCCTGAAAAGCTCCAAGACTTATCTTTAGAGCCCGGAGTTTTGATTTCTAATATAATTCCTCAGTCTCCACTAGTAATCACTTTTTTGCCTCCAACTCCTCTTATAACCATAAATCCTCAACCTTTTGATAATCAAGCAGTAATTAGTTTAACATTTAGTAGAAACACAAAAACCGTCAGCATTAATACAGTTGGCTTAATAGATGTTGATTAAGAATAAACAAAAAAAAGAGTATGGTTTTACTTTAATAGAAGTGATTGTAGCGATTTTTATTTTGACTGTTGGCATTGGAGGCTCATTCATGTTAATTCAGCAAACCCTTGCTGGTGTTTCAACAGTTCAATCAAGATTAATTGCTATTTATTTAGGCCAAGAGGGTATTGAGATAATAAGGAATATAAGAGACAATAATTGGCTTGAACAGCGTGAATCTTTACAGATTCCTCCCCAACCTTTATGGAATGATGGTTTAACCGGTTTAATTAATTGCCAGCCTTCTGCAAGTTGTTGCGAGGCTGATTATAATACAGATACTTCTCCATCAGATCCTTTGGTTGTTGTTGCTGGATGTGATTTCAGTGATCTTCATTATCTTAACTTTGATAATAGTGGGTTTTATAGCTATTCAGCTGGTACACAAACAAAATTCAAAAGAAAGATTTTTATTGAAGAAATTGATGAGAATAAAATGAAAATCACAGTTATAGTTCAGTGGAAAGAAAAAAACAAGCTTCATGAGATTAAAGTGATAGAACATATAACCAACTGGTATAAACAGCGCATTCAATAAAAAGCATGAAACCTTTTAAGCAGAACAAAAAACAAAAAGCTTATACACTGATTGAAGTTTTGATAGCAGTAGCAATTTTTTTTACTGTTATTGCAGGACCAACAGGTCTTTTTATTCTTTCATTGAAAAGCCAAAATAGAATTCTTGGTTCAAGAGAAATTCTTGATAATAGTTCTCATGTTCTTGAGTATATGAGCAGAGCCTTAAGAATGGCAAAAAAAGAACTGAATTGTGGTGATAGATGGGAACCAGAAACATGTTTTTGTTTAAAAGACAATGGTTATGGTTTTAATTATGAAATCACGTATCAGGGGAAAGGAATAAAGTTTAACAATGCTCAAGATCCATCAATTTGCCAGGAATTTTTTTGGGATACAATTGATAATAGATTGAAAGAATCAAAAGATGGGGCAGGGGCTGTTCCTTTAACTTCTGATGATTTAGAAGTCGTTTTATTTAAATTCAAAGAATTTGGTTTTACTCAAAGTGATAATATTCAACCAAGAGTTGTTATTTTCCTTGAAATGAGAAAAAAGAACGAACTTGAATCTCCTAAAATTAAAATTCAAACCACAATTTCTCAAAGAAAATTAGATGTTATGTATTAGAAAGATTATTAAACCTTGATAAATTTAATGAAAAGTAAAATATATAAGAGACAACAAGGCATTGCAGTTTTATTTGCTGTATCAATACTAAGTGTTATTTTAACAATTAGTTTGGGGGTAAGTGTAATATTAGTCAAGCAGATAAAAGCAATAACAGAAATTGGTTACTCAGCAATTGCTTTTTATGCAGCTGATAATGGCATTGAAGAAGTGTTGTCAATGACAGACCCTGTTGATATTCCAGAGACCAGTTTAAATGGTAGTAAATATGAAGTTTCTGTTAAAGACAGCAATCATCCTGATTGTGATGCAGCTAATTATTGTATAAAGTCAGTTGGTAGTTACAAAGGGACCAAGCGTGCTATTGAGATTAAATACTAAAAATACTGCTTAATTTAAATGAGGCAGAAAATAAGATTTTTGCTAAAAAGAAGTTTTCATTCGTAAAATCAAGGTCCTCGCTGAAAGCGAGGTTTTTCTATATAATAATAATATGAACAAACAAGAAGCTAAAAAAAGAGTTGATAAGTTAAAAGAGCTGATTGATCGTCACCGCTACCTTTATCATGTTTTAAATAAACAGGAAATCTCTGATGATGCCCTGGACTCTCTAAAACGTGAGCTTTACCGATTAGAGCAGGAATTTTCTGAACTTATTACAGCTGATTCTCCTACCCAGCGAGTTGCTGGTAAGCCTTTAGATAAATTCAAAAAGATAAAACACAGAGAGCCAATGCTTTCTATTGAAGATGTTTTTTCAAAAAAAGAGCTTGAAAGTTGGGAAAAATATTTAAAGAAAATTAGTGATTTCGATGATTATTTCTTAGAGCCTAAAATTGATGGTTTTGCTGTTGCTTTAGTTTACAAAAAGGGCGTGTTGTTAAGCGCTGCTACAAGAGGCGACGGTAGAATTGGAGAAGATGTTACTCAAAACATTAAAACAATAGAAAGTATTCCTTTAAAATTAGAGATTAATTTATTAAAAAATAAAATTAAAAAAAATATTAAAATAAAATTAAAAGAATTTATTAAAAATAAAATAATTGAAATTCGGGGTGAAGTCTATATGGAAAGAAAAGATTTTGAAAAATTAAATAAAAAATTAAAAAAACAAGGAAAAAAAACATTTGCCAATCCAAGAAATCTGGCAGCTGGTTCAATCCGTCAGTTGGATCCTAAACTTGCTGCTTCCAGGCCTTTAAAATTTTTTGCCTATGACATTATTACTGATGTAGGTCAAAAGATACATTATCAAAGCCATCAAATTTTGACCTGTTTAGGATTTAAAACAGATATTGGCAAGGTTGCCAAAAGCATTGATCAAATCGTAGATTATTGGCAACGGATTTCACAGAAAAGAGAAAGTTTTTCTTTTCAAATAGATGGAGTTGTGGTTAGTATTAATGACTTAAAAAGTTTTCAAAAACTAGGAATTGTTGGTAAAAGTCCAAGGGGCATAAGGGCATTTAAGTTTTCTCCGAAAGAAGCAACAACTATTATCAAAGATATAAGAATTCAGGTTGGAAGAACCGGAGCTATAACCCCAGTAGCTGTTTTAAAACCAGTGGAGATCGGCGGTGTTGTTGTATCACGAGCAACACTTCATAATACTGATGAAATCAAGAAATTAGGCGTAAAAATTAATGATACAGTATCTGTTGTGAGGTCGGGTGATGTGATACCAGCTATAAAAAAAGTGTTTAAAGAACTGCGGACAGGAAAGGAAAGAAAATTTAAAATGCCGGCAAAATGTCCATCTTGCAATACACTTCTTGTTAAACTCGAAAAAGAAGTAGTTTGGCGTTGTCCAAACACGAATTGCTTTGCTAGGAAAAGAAAATATTTTTATCACTTTGTATCAAAAGGAGCATTTGATATTGTTGGACTTGGTCCTCAAATTATTAATAGATTGATTGAACAGGGCATTATCTCTGATCCAGCTGATTTATTCACCTTGAAAGAGCAGGATATAGCTTCTTTGGAGCGTTTCGCTGAAAAATCAAGCAAGAATCTTATTGAATCTATTCAGTCTCATAAGGAGATTAGTCTTTCAAAATTCATTTATTCTTTGGGCATCAGAAATATAGGGGAGCAAACTGCTAGGGATTTAACTGAATACTTTAATTCATTAGAAAAATTAGAAAAATCTTCCTTGAAAGAGCTTGAAAATATTAAAGATATCGGCCCAATAGTGGCAAAATCAATTTATAATTTTTTTAATAATAAAAATAATTTACAATTTATTAAAAAATTAAAAAAAATAGGAATAAAAATAAAAATAAAAAAAATAATAAGGAAAAATCAAAAATTTAAAGATTTAATTTTTATTTTAACAGGAACTTTATCTTCAATAAGTAGAAGAGGGGCAGAAGAAAAAATACGTTCTTTAGGGGGTGAAGTCTCTGGATCTATTTCGTCAAAAACTAGCTATTTAATAGTTGGGAAAGAGCCTGGTTTAAAGC
The sequence above is a segment of the Patescibacteria group bacterium genome. Coding sequences within it:
- a CDS encoding prepilin-type N-terminal cleavage/methylation domain-containing protein, coding for MKPFKQNKKQKAYTLIEVLIAVAIFFTVIAGPTGLFILSLKSQNRILGSREILDNSSHVLEYMSRALRMAKKELNCGDRWEPETCFCLKDNGYGFNYEITYQGKGIKFNNAQDPSICQEFFWDTIDNRLKESKDGAGAVPLTSDDLEVVLFKFKEFGFTQSDNIQPRVVIFLEMRKKNELESPKIKIQTTISQRKLDVMY
- a CDS encoding prepilin-type N-terminal cleavage/methylation domain-containing protein — its product is MRKNNNTGFTLAELLIVITIILLFFPMVISNYNTSEKQFSLYRSAHNLAQDLRDTQEMAMTGQLTPLSFDQSFPRGGYGLYFKDLKNSYILFADCDGDNEYDSEGIAATCTDATVEDPYPEKLQDLSLEPGVLISNIIPQSPLVITFLPPTPLITINPQPFDNQAVISLTFSRNTKTVSINTVGLIDVD
- a CDS encoding PKD domain-containing protein codes for the protein MLKKKIFSKNIKFFLLIFIITLSFFVFGKANAGTNDNVSGWAWSENIGWISFNCNNPELPQPRCSPNYGVKVSTSTGDFSGYAWSENIGWISFEESDLVGCPPIFPSCKANLNLQTNEVSGWAKALDIQEWIRLRNSTYGIYRNSSTNEFEDWAWSDQTIGWISFNSATGGGPIQYAVVIDIDTIDPEATSFGTDPSDPNWINGADPNLTVSWTVTDGGGSHLNYVEVWRADDVGGSPGTWTMVGDNYYAPVGSDFWASSTTHSTSDYLQDGIWWYGLHVIDNNGNWADEGGPVKVRVDTTEPNSQIQSPSSGTWYSNDFSLDTLDEDLGSGLDNGLCEYKIIPYEDTNGDGIAETERTSSGWLSRTCNSLSTIITVGTADYCKYQAEDACWVNIHSTDNAGNQHSESVESGSIKNYHIDWTYPEVGIVSPVIAEQGVEQTFSASLSDAVGRVPYCWFYVDGQSTSTEFITISPSPCENGASCTVTTTHQFLDPGDYSVRFACQDAASNLTWGISTSVSVSETNAPIITSLGYFTSHSSTPGQQCTDQFVCCTEPTTQTDCNIKFNISAYDPDGSPLGYTWDFGDGAPESNEEDPSHYYYTANTYNAVVDVFDGIDHTYDSLGVLVTNPTVSVSLTADPSFGINSLSNVDLSTIVSGSMSGTISYRFDCTNNGDWELEALHQSVSTFTAVDLCNYASSGIYTAKVSIDRGDGNNIIDTTEINVETSECIPDQQTNCTSPQGCPHTITCQQDGTWPSCPTNECVKDSTRSCENCGEQICSSTCEWGVCEGGEGCTVGPDCPDCPCLPDVCVGQDYYDYPDFGDCDASCVCNTGANPGEPCELNIIIDDLRCNEAPVCDSLIAAPEQGAAPVEISFTGLGHDNDGSIIDYGFIFGDGSSSTTTFDNISHIYNTPGTYCAKLKIKDNDGVWSATPGDCPDVCAKQINISENTPPVASVACDGSGCGPGSACDGIWVAYNRNCDFYFLNQSTDLNSTNPPDNNDDIIKSTWSIFYQGGTPWQDPYVICNDDDQTQENEAICDILMPLLPASENYYVALTVEDKAEVTDQQNKNFYVKSEIATDFQCSSAEGGWQSCDGFVSSEGEIVEFQDITIVSEGATGISSWIWTFEDGDPATSNIQNPSASFVNIDGSSGTVTLEVTDDTGRIDTQSYQLQITIPLPEWYEVTPF
- a CDS encoding type II secretion system GspH family protein; amino-acid sequence: MLKNKKGFTLVELLVVIAIIGTLSGIVLVSLGGAREKARDAVRQSDMRQIVTAQEIYYSDNDAYFTDVGTGGVPAISTYLQAVSDPLSSQSYTWANNTGALDCTNDDYSAILDQWFCAYATLEEDSAISGNEIYFVSTHMGSRKLDLAAAPGTTLTCTCFIW
- a CDS encoding type II toxin-antitoxin system HicA family toxin, which encodes MPKLSPLSRRILIKKLRKLGFSGPYSAARHEYMKRNNEKIFVPNPHGKDIGLPIIKKIIRQLKISNREFLDL
- a CDS encoding prepilin-type N-terminal cleavage/methylation domain-containing protein, giving the protein MLIKNKQKKEYGFTLIEVIVAIFILTVGIGGSFMLIQQTLAGVSTVQSRLIAIYLGQEGIEIIRNIRDNNWLEQRESLQIPPQPLWNDGLTGLINCQPSASCCEADYNTDTSPSDPLVVVAGCDFSDLHYLNFDNSGFYSYSAGTQTKFKRKIFIEEIDENKMKITVIVQWKEKNKLHEIKVIEHITNWYKQRIQ
- a CDS encoding prepilin peptidase, with protein sequence MQFLIYFLIFIFGLIVGSFLNSVIYRLSTNASFLLGRSYCPECKSNLKWHDLIPIISFLVLAGKCRYCKKPISIQYILVELATAGLFFFIVFQNIDLLLYGFSLAVFLKICFLFIVSCFLIIIFAYDLKHYIIPDKVIFPLILVTGIFNFYTGYDVLNTIYSAFGASLFFLFIVLISKGTWMGMGDVKLAFFMGLFLGFPKIMVALFLAFFSGAVIGIILMISGKKTLKSEIPFGPFLIFGTFLALFFEYEIISFYLSLYGF
- a CDS encoding DUF1902 domain-containing protein, whose amino-acid sequence is MKLYIVNYIEKLLRKAEYEHDEETRSWCASIKELPGAYAQANTIEEVREQLAEVIEDYILVSLREKHSLPGFKKLSTKVHA
- the ligA gene encoding NAD-dependent DNA ligase LigA, which produces MNKQEAKKRVDKLKELIDRHRYLYHVLNKQEISDDALDSLKRELYRLEQEFSELITADSPTQRVAGKPLDKFKKIKHREPMLSIEDVFSKKELESWEKYLKKISDFDDYFLEPKIDGFAVALVYKKGVLLSAATRGDGRIGEDVTQNIKTIESIPLKLEINLLKNKIKKNIKIKLKEFIKNKIIEIRGEVYMERKDFEKLNKKLKKQGKKTFANPRNLAAGSIRQLDPKLAASRPLKFFAYDIITDVGQKIHYQSHQILTCLGFKTDIGKVAKSIDQIVDYWQRISQKRESFSFQIDGVVVSINDLKSFQKLGIVGKSPRGIRAFKFSPKEATTIIKDIRIQVGRTGAITPVAVLKPVEIGGVVVSRATLHNTDEIKKLGVKINDTVSVVRSGDVIPAIKKVFKELRTGKERKFKMPAKCPSCNTLLVKLEKEVVWRCPNTNCFARKRKYFYHFVSKGAFDIVGLGPQIINRLIEQGIISDPADLFTLKEQDIASLERFAEKSSKNLIESIQSHKEISLSKFIYSLGIRNIGEQTARDLTEYFNSLEKLEKSSLKELENIKDIGPIVAKSIYNFFNNKNNLQFIKKLKKIGIKIKIKKIIRKNQKFKDLIFILTGTLSSISRRGAEEKIRSLGGEVSGSISSKTSYLIVGKEPGLKLKKARKLGTKIMQEKDFVKMLK